AAATATCGCCCTGATAGAAAGTGATGTTTTGCACACCGAGTTCCGTTGCCATGCGACTGGCATAAGCAAGACTGGCACGACTGAGATCAACAGCAACTACATTGCTGTTTTCGTAGGTTTGAGCCACGTCGATCGCGTGTTTGCCCGTGCCACATCCAGCTACGAGAACTTGTAGAGGTTCTTGCAAAAAGGGGGGTGGAGAAAAGTGGGGTAGTAGGCTAGTCAATAGGGTAGTCAGCGGACGAGGAGCGATCTTCGGAAGGCTAATCCAGCGAGGGTAAGGATTTTCCTCGTATTGAGTTTGAACCGCGAGGGAGATTTCATCTTGAATTGGAGTGATTGCCTGAAGGGTTGTTTGGATAGTCTGTTCTTGTTGGCGATCGCGCACACTCCGTTTGACCAGCAATCGCATCAGGGGATGCCAGGATTCGGAGGTAACCTCTAACAGGCGATCGCTCCCGCATAGAGTGTGCAATGAAAGGTAGGTTGCGATCGTTGCGAGTTGCAGTTGAAATTCTGTAGTCGTGACAGGAGTCGTGACAGCCGATAATAACTGCTGCTTAAGCTGGGTTTGGTGCTGCTGTAGTGTTTGCTCTTCAGCCGCACTGACCGCAAAGACATACTCATTGTTGAAACACTGCACAGCTAGAGCCGCTACAAATGCGAGTGAGTTTGGGTCGGGCGATCGCTCCAACAGTTGCTTGCGGAGGTGAGTCAGGAAGATTTCTACTTCCGGGTCAACCAAAACTGACCGTATCAAAATCTGCTGGAGTAACGATTGCTGAAACAGCCACTCCAACTCTGATTGGGCTGAATTGATTAAAGTTGCTTCACGGTCGTGCAACAGACGAGTCATCTCTGGAGTCAGCTTGAGTAGATAGGTGGCGATCGCCCCCAGGGTTTGCTGATCCACTTCTGGCAAGTCAAAGCAATGCTCTATCGTTTGCAAGAACTCCGCATCCACAGTTGCAAAGGCTAAATGGGGCAAACACCGGGCAAATCGAGAGAGGTAGTCTAAGTTTTGGGGATCGAGCCGCACCGCAACATAGGCATGGTTAAAGGCAACATCCCACTCACCTCGATTGACTAAAACCCCAGCTAGACGGTGATGCACGGCGGGATCGCTGGGAGATTGCTGTAACGCCTGACGATAGATTGCTTCTGCTGTCTCCAGATTGCCGTTGCTGGAGTAGCGATCGCCTGCTTCTAACAATATCCCCACCAGTTCCGTTGTCCATGCTGTGACCTGATCTGGCTCCCCTTGAGCCAACACATACACCCAGGTAGATTCTGCCGCCAATGCATCACCCGCTAGCAGTTGCGCCAAACCCAACCGCCAGTAATGAGACGCTTCATCTGGCTCAGCCTCAATGCACTGCTCATACAGAGCGATCGCCTGATCGGGTTGCTCGTGCGACAGAGCCTCGGATGCCTGGTGCAGCCATTGGGAAATAGCCATAGCATGACATTTACAGTTCTCCTTCAGTGTAGTCGGGGGCTATGGTTTGCCGGGAATAAATCAGGAGCTTTTTTCTAGCTCAAATCGTGTGCAAGCGTCTGACGGTTCTCTAGAATCCGGCTGATTTTCCTGCTCTTGAGGCAATTGCCAGGTTTCGACATTCAGCCCCAGATCGACCATGACCTGATTAGTTGCCCAAGTCGCTCCCTCAAACAGTTGCACCATTTCCAGAGAAGCAGACTCTAATTTTTGTCCAGTCATGTCGTACAGATTTACCTCCCCCGGTGCATCGCTGCCCTGTCCTGGCATCGCAATCAACATCGGGTAAGAACGCACGACGATGCAAAATTGACCATTCTGACTGGATTCAGTACTACGAATGTAAGACTGACAAGCCGTTAAAAACGTTGTGATTGACAACAGAAGCAAACTTCTCAAGCGGGATGATGGGTAGACGTTTCGGGGATAGCGCGATCGCCAAAGGGTCATAGTCATCCAGTCCAGCGTTGAACTCAGCTAAATCTAATTCAGCCTTTTGTAGAGTTTTTTGAACTGTGAATTTGAACTGTGAATTAGACGCAGGTTAGTAGCACGACACAGTAGACTTGAACTAAATTAACGTCAATTCGGGTTAAGCACTTGGCGAATGAATGCGCGGCTATCAAGACGCAGTCCACTGTTGCGGACTACCGGAAATCACAGGTTCGCTCAACCGACGCAGGTTGGTTTTGTGCCGATAGCTGCGGTTTCAACCGCCAAAATCCTGAATCTCGAACTCAGGTTAAATTAGCAACAGCGATCGCCACTTTTTGAAAGGATTACTGATAAGGATTACTGATATGTCAACCGAACTTGAAACTGGTCTACCGAGCATCCGCCAAATTCAAACCATGATTCGGGAAGAGCGGGAAGTTGAACTCAAGCTGATCACAAATGATCTATTGACGGGCAAGATGCGCTGGCAAGATCAAAACTGCATTTGTCTCATTGATCACTACGACCAGCCCACAATTATCTGGCGCAATGCCATTGTATTTATCAAACCCAAGCTCTAGTTGTCTGGTTCGCGTGACCCATCGGCTGATACCAGATTTGGCACCGTCTCACTCACCGGAACTGTGACGGCTGCAACTGGCAATTTAGATACCAGCGTCAATGGCACGATCCACTGCTGAGCCAGCTTTAGATTAGCATCACTGCCACATAACAAGAGGCGATCGCCTAGCTCCAACTCAGCGGTGCCATTGGGGAAGCGAATGAATTTGCCCTCGCGGCGAATAGCCTGTACCTGCACGCCATGTTGACGGCTCAGATCTAGCTCAGCCAGGGTCTTGTTGATAACTGGGCTATGATTAGGCACGATCAGCCACTGACAGCACGCCATTTCCTTTGCACGGACTGGGGCTTCGCCTTTTGCCAGATCCTTAAACGCAGCTAGCTCCTCCGGCTCACCCACCAACAACAGGCGATCGCCTC
This DNA window, taken from Oscillatoria sp. FACHB-1407, encodes the following:
- a CDS encoding class I SAM-dependent methyltransferase → MAISQWLHQASEALSHEQPDQAIALYEQCIEAEPDEASHYWRLGLAQLLAGDALAAESTWVYVLAQGEPDQVTAWTTELVGILLEAGDRYSSNGNLETAEAIYRQALQQSPSDPAVHHRLAGVLVNRGEWDVAFNHAYVAVRLDPQNLDYLSRFARCLPHLAFATVDAEFLQTIEHCFDLPEVDQQTLGAIATYLLKLTPEMTRLLHDREATLINSAQSELEWLFQQSLLQQILIRSVLVDPEVEIFLTHLRKQLLERSPDPNSLAFVAALAVQCFNNEYVFAVSAAEEQTLQQHQTQLKQQLLSAVTTPVTTTEFQLQLATIATYLSLHTLCGSDRLLEVTSESWHPLMRLLVKRSVRDRQQEQTIQTTLQAITPIQDEISLAVQTQYEENPYPRWISLPKIAPRPLTTLLTSLLPHFSPPPFLQEPLQVLVAGCGTGKHAIDVAQTYENSNVVAVDLSRASLAYASRMATELGVQNITFYQGDILELGSLQQSFAVIESVGVLHHLDDPVAGWRVLVNLLKPMGIMRIALYNDRVRQPVQSARAFIAKRGFEQTTNGIRQARQAIFELNTDDLVTQVMRSPDFYSLSGCRDLIFHVQEQNYTLPQIAEILEHLGLHLIGLEPIAPDLTQAYKAQFPDDPTLTNLTWLDQFEATHPTAFSAMYRFWCQKG
- a CDS encoding Hfq-related RNA-binding protein, producing MSTELETGLPSIRQIQTMIREEREVELKLITNDLLTGKMRWQDQNCICLIDHYDQPTIIWRNAIVFIKPKL